The region GGGCAATCACTTTCCCTTGATCGACCACCGCGACGCGATCGCACAGCCGTTCCGCCTCGTCCATGTAATGAGTTGTCAGCATGATCGTACGGCCGCCATCGCGCAAATCTCGTACGATATCCCACAGCTGCCGTCGCGATTGCGGATCGAGCCCGGTTGTTGGTTCGTCGAGAAACACCAAGTGAGGATCGCCCACCAATGCCGAAGCCACCGCGAGCCGTTGCTTCTGACCGCCAGAAAGGTTCTTGATACGTGCGTCCGCTTTTTCGTTCAGCGAAACCAGATCGAGCGCTTCGTCCGCTGTGATCCCTTGATGATAGAAGCTGCGAAAGAGCACGATCGTCTCTTTCACCGTCAGCTTCTCGCTTAACCGAGTCTCTTGCAGCGAGATGCCGATCCGTTGCCGAATCTCTTCCTCTTCGCGGCTGCCCCACTGCTTGCCGAGCACTTCGACTTCACCGCTGGTCGGTTTCAGCAACCCTTCCAGAATCTCGATCGTGGTCGTCTTCCCAGCACCATTGGGACCCAGCAGCCCAAAGCATTCGCCAGCATGAACTTCTAAATCCAACCCTCGCACCGCCTCGACCGGCGGCTTGCCGGGATAGGTTTTGACAAGGTTATGACAACGAATCGTAGGGGGCATCGACGAACCTTGATTGCGGCGGGGTTGGGCGAATGGCTGACGCAGTCACTGTTCTACGTTGGCTTCCAGAGAATGAAAACCACCGCCATGAAGATCGCTACGAGGACACCAAATTGCCGCAAAGGTTCGCATATTGCCCGTGAATATTGTCGAAACGCGACATAATCTGGTCCCATCAGGGTGTCAAGTAATAAAAATTCTCATAA is a window of Bremerella sp. TYQ1 DNA encoding:
- a CDS encoding ABC transporter ATP-binding protein, translated to MPPTIRCHNLVKTYPGKPPVEAVRGLDLEVHAGECFGLLGPNGAGKTTTIEILEGLLKPTSGEVEVLGKQWGSREEEEIRQRIGISLQETRLSEKLTVKETIVLFRSFYHQGITADEALDLVSLNEKADARIKNLSGGQKQRLAVASALVGDPHLVFLDEPTTGLDPQSRRQLWDIVRDLRDGGRTIMLTTHYMDEAERLCDRVAVVDQGKVIALGTPRDLITRLGGDQVIEFRVNEESPVPAHESFAQLPGVQSTHDDAGTIVLHVQELHAALPAVMDKLRSEQAQLAQLTTRQASLEDVFVTLTGRHLRDGGE